The Tistrella mobilis genome window below encodes:
- a CDS encoding aminotransferase class I/II-fold pyridoxal phosphate-dependent enzyme, whose protein sequence is MLNPRLAALTDYPFRRLDALIAGAEPPDGITRLMMSLGEPQGGAPALIAEIVAAEAAGFGKYPAVAGTPDLRRAIAAWATRRYGLPDGFLDPETSVLAAAGTREALFATLQAVTPEVKDGARPVVLMPNPFYQVYAGGAVMAGAEPVFVPATAETGFQPDLAAVSPDLWRRASAAIVCSPANPQGTVLSEAAMLDLIRLARAHDAVLIADECYSEIWVETPPPGLLEVAAKHGLGLDNLLVMNSLSKRSGAPGLRAGFIAGDPKLIAGLLRMRTYSTGFLSPPLMAAATALWADEAHVEINRARYRASMAAAERILGPAFGWTIPAGGFFAWADVGDGEAAARRLWAEAGVKVLPGAYLSREGDPAHGFAPDNPGARYVRIALVHAPDVVEEGLTRIARTLAG, encoded by the coding sequence ATGCTCAATCCCCGGCTCGCCGCGCTCACCGACTACCCGTTCCGGCGCCTGGACGCGCTGATCGCCGGCGCCGAGCCGCCGGACGGGATCACCCGGCTGATGATGTCGCTGGGGGAGCCGCAGGGTGGCGCCCCGGCCCTGATTGCCGAGATCGTGGCGGCAGAGGCGGCGGGTTTCGGGAAGTATCCGGCCGTGGCCGGCACGCCGGATCTGCGCCGGGCGATCGCCGCCTGGGCCACGCGCCGCTACGGCCTGCCCGACGGCTTTCTCGACCCCGAGACCTCGGTCCTGGCCGCGGCCGGCACCCGCGAGGCGCTGTTCGCCACCCTTCAGGCGGTGACACCCGAGGTGAAGGACGGCGCGCGCCCGGTGGTGCTGATGCCCAACCCCTTCTACCAGGTCTATGCCGGCGGGGCGGTGATGGCGGGGGCCGAGCCGGTCTTCGTGCCGGCGACCGCAGAGACCGGCTTCCAGCCGGATCTGGCGGCGGTCTCGCCCGATCTCTGGCGGCGCGCCTCGGCCGCCATCGTCTGCTCCCCCGCCAACCCGCAGGGCACGGTGCTGAGCGAGGCGGCGATGCTGGATCTGATCCGCCTGGCGCGCGCGCATGACGCGGTGCTGATCGCCGACGAATGCTATTCCGAAATCTGGGTCGAGACCCCACCCCCGGGCCTGCTGGAAGTGGCGGCGAAACATGGGCTGGGCCTCGACAATCTGCTGGTCATGAATTCGCTGTCCAAGCGCTCGGGCGCGCCGGGCTTGCGCGCCGGCTTCATCGCCGGCGATCCGAAGCTGATCGCCGGCCTGCTGCGCATGCGCACCTATTCGACCGGCTTCCTGTCGCCGCCGCTGATGGCCGCCGCCACCGCACTCTGGGCCGACGAGGCCCATGTCGAGATCAACCGCGCCCGCTATCGGGCCTCGATGGCCGCGGCCGAGCGGATCCTGGGCCCGGCCTTCGGCTGGACCATCCCGGCCGGCGGCTTCTTCGCCTGGGCCGATGTGGGCGATGGCGAGGCGGCCGCGCGCCGGCTGTGGGCCGAGGCCGGTGTCAAGGTCCTGCCCGGCGCCTATCTTTCCCGCGAGGGCGATCCGGCCCATGGCTTCGCCCCCGACAATCCCGGCGCCCGCTATGTCCGCATCGCGCTGGTCCACGCACCGGATGTCGTCGAGGAGGGGCTGACCCGCATCGCCCGCACCCTCGCCGGCTGA
- a CDS encoding DNA translocase FtsK, with product MAARSTGTDRTTRFLPAGAAGLAQRLTRAAGGLVLAVIAICLILALASYDQNDPSLNHTAEFPIVANVMGMAGAYFADMSLQALGLGAVILPMVMLGWSWRLMRGRGLPMLWLNLTVLPVALVATAGLAAAFGRPEGWPLESGLGGVVGMLLYARLTAVTGVGPYLVITLGLALGGMLAAAGMGLGDWRSIGRGIGSAGGLAGRGGSRLAGLLRRRHAAADDTPEARGRPARGQAARRTAEPRFDDDAAPVPAPPRRRAPEPAEAPAAGGPRIGAPRRNVEAAAAEARRRNPLNLDEASNYRLPALDLLALAPRGGTGSQDPGLLAEQARALEGVLDDFGVKGRIVEVRPGPVVTLFELEPAPGIKSSRVISLADDIARSMSAISARVAVIPGRNAIGIELPNPKREMVFLRELLASEAYEVTASRLALALGKDIGGAPVIADLARMPHLLVAGTTGSGKSVAINTMILSLLYRLSPDQCKFIMIDPKMLELSVYEGIPHLLAPVVTEPGKAVVALKWAVREMEGRYRAMSNLGVRNIGGYNKRVAEARDAGEILTRTVQTGFDPETGKPIFEEQTLETEPMPYIVVVVDEMADLMLVAGKDIEAAIQRLAQMARAAGIHLIMATQRPSVDVITGTIKANFPTRISFQVTSKIDSRTILGEQGAEQLLGQGDMLHMEGGGRITRVHGPFVSDEEVEKVVRALKEQGAPTYIEAVTDDPELASGSTADIIQGGGAGGGGGEDDLYDQALAVVLRERRASTSFIQRHLQIGYNRAARLIERMENEGVVSRADRTGRREVLLGEPRDD from the coding sequence ATGGCCGCACGCTCGACCGGAACCGATCGGACGACCCGCTTCCTGCCCGCCGGGGCTGCCGGCCTTGCCCAGCGCCTGACCCGCGCCGCCGGCGGGCTGGTCCTGGCGGTGATCGCGATCTGCCTGATCCTGGCCCTGGCGAGCTATGACCAGAACGATCCGTCGCTGAACCACACGGCGGAATTCCCCATCGTCGCCAATGTGATGGGCATGGCCGGCGCCTATTTTGCCGACATGTCCCTGCAGGCGCTGGGGCTGGGGGCGGTGATCCTGCCGATGGTGATGCTCGGCTGGTCATGGCGGCTGATGCGCGGCCGCGGCCTGCCGATGCTGTGGCTGAACCTGACCGTGCTGCCCGTGGCCCTGGTCGCGACCGCGGGCCTTGCCGCCGCCTTCGGCCGGCCGGAAGGCTGGCCGCTGGAAAGCGGGCTCGGCGGGGTGGTGGGCATGCTGCTCTATGCCCGGCTCACCGCCGTCACCGGCGTCGGCCCCTATCTCGTCATCACCCTGGGCCTGGCGCTCGGCGGCATGCTGGCGGCGGCCGGCATGGGGCTGGGCGACTGGCGCAGCATCGGCCGGGGCATCGGCTCCGCCGGCGGTCTTGCCGGCCGGGGCGGCAGCCGGCTGGCCGGCCTGTTGCGGCGGCGCCATGCTGCGGCAGACGACACACCAGAGGCCCGCGGGCGCCCCGCGCGCGGCCAGGCCGCCCGCCGGACCGCCGAGCCGCGGTTCGACGACGATGCAGCACCGGTCCCGGCCCCGCCCCGGCGCCGTGCCCCCGAACCCGCCGAGGCCCCGGCCGCCGGCGGTCCGCGGATCGGCGCGCCCCGGCGCAATGTGGAGGCGGCCGCCGCCGAGGCCCGCCGCCGCAACCCGCTCAACCTGGACGAGGCGTCCAACTACCGGCTGCCGGCCCTGGATCTGCTGGCGCTGGCACCGCGCGGCGGTACCGGCAGCCAGGATCCGGGACTTCTGGCCGAACAGGCCCGGGCGCTGGAAGGCGTGCTCGACGATTTCGGCGTCAAGGGCCGCATCGTCGAGGTCCGCCCCGGCCCGGTGGTCACGCTGTTCGAGCTGGAGCCGGCGCCCGGCATCAAATCGTCGCGCGTGATCAGCCTGGCCGACGACATCGCCCGCTCGATGAGCGCCATTTCGGCCCGCGTCGCGGTCATTCCGGGGCGCAACGCCATCGGCATCGAACTGCCCAACCCGAAGCGCGAGATGGTCTTCCTGCGCGAGCTGCTGGCGAGCGAGGCCTACGAGGTCACCGCCTCGCGGCTGGCGCTGGCGCTCGGCAAGGATATCGGCGGCGCGCCGGTGATCGCCGATCTTGCCCGCATGCCCCATCTTCTGGTCGCCGGCACCACCGGCTCGGGCAAGTCGGTCGCGATCAACACCATGATCCTGTCGCTGCTCTACCGGCTGTCGCCCGACCAGTGCAAGTTCATCATGATCGACCCCAAAATGCTGGAGCTGTCGGTCTATGAGGGCATCCCGCATCTGCTGGCACCGGTGGTGACCGAGCCGGGCAAGGCGGTGGTGGCGCTGAAATGGGCGGTGCGCGAGATGGAAGGCCGCTACCGCGCCATGTCGAACCTGGGCGTGCGCAATATCGGCGGCTACAACAAGCGCGTCGCCGAGGCCCGGGACGCCGGCGAGATCCTGACCCGCACCGTTCAGACCGGCTTCGACCCCGAAACCGGCAAGCCGATCTTCGAGGAACAGACCCTCGAGACCGAGCCCATGCCCTATATCGTGGTCGTGGTCGACGAGATGGCCGATCTGATGCTGGTGGCCGGCAAGGACATCGAAGCGGCGATCCAGCGCCTGGCCCAGATGGCCCGTGCCGCCGGCATCCATCTGATCATGGCCACCCAGCGCCCCTCGGTCGACGTGATCACCGGCACGATCAAGGCCAATTTCCCCACCCGCATCTCTTTCCAGGTCACCAGCAAGATCGACAGTCGCACCATTCTGGGCGAACAGGGTGCCGAGCAGCTGCTGGGCCAGGGCGACATGCTGCACATGGAAGGCGGCGGACGGATCACCCGCGTCCACGGCCCCTTCGTCTCGGATGAAGAGGTGGAGAAGGTGGTCCGGGCTCTTAAAGAACAGGGTGCGCCCACCTACATCGAAGCGGTGACCGACGATCCGGAGCTTGCCTCCGGCAGCACCGCCGACATCATACAGGGTGGTGGGGCCGGCGGCGGCGGTGGCGAGGACGATCTCTACGATCAGGCCCTTGCCGTCGTGCTCCGCGAGCGCCGGGCCTCGACCAGCTTCATCCAGCGCCACCTGCAGATCGGCTACAACCGGGCGGCGCGGCTGATCGAGCGCATGGAGAACGAAGGCGTCGTCAGCCGGGCCGATCGCACCGGCCGCCGGGAGGTACTGCTCGGCGAGCCCCGCGACGACTGA
- a CDS encoding LolA family protein, which translates to MSLRLSGTLRRAAFAAGALAVIATALPEAALAQQKPAAAPAKAPNVAAAEARRDMDRAEAYLNGFRRMKAHFTQVAADGSTSEGTFYLSRPGRLRVDYDPPVDQLLVANGSQLIHYDRKLDQPSYIPLSQTPAGLLTRETFDFDDPLLEFAGYERDANAFAITLRDAKNPDLGSLALVFTDNPVQLRQWVVTDPQRGVTRVTLSDVKLDPTLDSDLFVFNRFAPKK; encoded by the coding sequence ATGTCCCTTCGCCTGTCAGGCACCCTTCGCCGTGCCGCTTTCGCTGCGGGTGCCCTCGCGGTGATCGCCACGGCCCTGCCCGAGGCCGCCCTCGCGCAGCAGAAGCCGGCTGCCGCTCCTGCGAAGGCACCCAATGTCGCCGCGGCCGAGGCCCGACGCGACATGGACCGCGCCGAAGCCTATCTGAACGGCTTCCGGCGCATGAAGGCGCATTTCACCCAGGTCGCGGCCGATGGCTCGACCTCGGAAGGCACCTTCTACCTGTCCCGGCCCGGCCGGCTCAGGGTCGATTACGATCCGCCGGTCGATCAGCTTCTGGTCGCCAACGGATCGCAGCTGATCCATTACGACCGCAAGCTCGATCAGCCCTCCTACATCCCGCTCAGCCAGACGCCCGCCGGGCTGCTGACCCGCGAGACCTTCGATTTCGACGATCCGCTGCTCGAATTCGCCGGCTACGAACGCGATGCCAATGCCTTTGCGATCACGCTTCGCGACGCCAAGAACCCGGATCTGGGCTCGCTGGCCCTGGTCTTCACCGACAACCCGGTGCAGCTGCGCCAGTGGGTGGTGACCGATCCGCAGCGCGGCGTCACCCGGGTGACGCTCAGCGATGTGAAGCTGGATCCGACGCTGGACAGCGACCTCTTCGTCTTCAACCGCTTCGCCCCGAAGAAGTGA
- a CDS encoding MATE family efflux transporter yields MTRAGPAVDSRAIWRIAGPMILSNLSVAALGAVDTGVAGHLGSAGSLAAAAIGGQLLSYFVWCCGFLRMGTTGLSAGAAGRGDRPEGAAVLGRGLALALGLSALLGLVLAVALPWLLALFGPAPAVRDLAAGYVLIRLTGLPAALAVLVLVGWFVGRGEAGLPLVMILATNLVNAGLDLLLALHLGLGLDGLAIASAVADWTGCLIGLAAAFRTLTRERTPRPGRRALGDWPAIARMARINGDIFVRTLLLIGGFALFMSLAGRLGTTQLAATALLLTFFSMASQGLDGMAYAAESLAGRALAAGDLAGFDQAVRMTGIWTAALGVLAALVFALAGPLLIQALTDLDEVRRVAGDLLPYVVALPLIAWACFWLDGVFIGVTWSGAMRDAMLIAFAIHLGPALVLPDMMGADGLWIAFLGLFAARGLAMAGWYLARRRRLSPQPQRSSI; encoded by the coding sequence GTGACCAGGGCCGGCCCCGCGGTCGACAGCCGCGCGATCTGGCGGATCGCCGGGCCGATGATCCTGTCCAACCTGTCGGTCGCGGCCCTGGGCGCCGTGGATACCGGCGTCGCCGGCCATCTGGGCTCGGCGGGCAGCCTGGCCGCCGCGGCGATCGGCGGCCAGCTGCTGTCGTATTTCGTCTGGTGCTGCGGCTTCCTGCGCATGGGCACCACCGGGCTTTCCGCCGGGGCGGCCGGTCGGGGCGACCGTCCGGAAGGGGCGGCGGTGCTGGGCCGCGGGCTGGCGCTGGCACTCGGGCTCTCCGCCCTGCTCGGCCTGGTCCTTGCCGTCGCCCTGCCCTGGCTGCTCGCCCTGTTCGGCCCGGCGCCCGCGGTCAGGGATCTGGCGGCCGGCTATGTCCTGATCCGCCTGACCGGCCTGCCGGCCGCCCTGGCCGTTCTGGTGCTGGTCGGCTGGTTCGTCGGCCGGGGAGAGGCGGGTTTGCCGCTCGTCATGATCCTGGCGACCAATCTGGTCAATGCCGGGCTCGACCTGTTGCTGGCCCTGCATCTGGGCCTCGGCCTCGACGGGCTGGCGATCGCGAGTGCCGTGGCGGACTGGACCGGCTGCCTGATCGGCCTTGCGGCCGCGTTTCGCACCCTGACCCGCGAGCGCACGCCCCGCCCCGGCAGGCGGGCCCTGGGCGACTGGCCGGCCATCGCCCGCATGGCCCGGATCAATGGCGACATCTTCGTCCGCACCCTGCTGCTGATCGGCGGCTTCGCCCTGTTCATGAGCCTGGCCGGGCGGCTCGGCACCACCCAGCTTGCCGCCACCGCCCTGCTGCTCACCTTCTTCAGCATGGCCTCGCAGGGGTTGGACGGCATGGCCTATGCGGCGGAATCGCTTGCCGGCCGCGCCCTTGCCGCCGGCGATCTGGCGGGCTTCGACCAGGCCGTGCGCATGACCGGGATCTGGACGGCGGCGCTGGGCGTGCTGGCGGCTCTGGTCTTCGCCCTCGCCGGGCCGCTGCTGATCCAGGCCCTCACCGATCTCGACGAGGTGCGGCGGGTGGCCGGCGATCTTCTGCCCTATGTCGTCGCCCTGCCGCTGATCGCCTGGGCCTGCTTCTGGCTGGACGGGGTGTTCATCGGCGTCACCTGGTCGGGCGCCATGCGCGATGCAATGCTCATCGCCTTCGCGATACATCTTGGACCGGCACTGGTTCTGCCCGATATGATGGGGGCGGACGGGTTGTGGATCGCCTTCCTCGGCCTGTTCGCGGCGCGTGGCCTGGCGATGGCCGGCTGGTATCTGGCCCGTCGGCGTCGCCTCTCGCCCCAGCCTCAACGATCCAGCATCTGA
- a CDS encoding gamma-glutamyl-gamma-aminobutyrate hydrolase family protein codes for MSSAPISSGRRPVIAVTACIKLVEGSPSHAAGMKYVEAAADGAGGMPLIVPALGAGIDIDQVLDLVDGVLVTGSTSNVAPEIYGGPAPRPGNKGDPARDATTLPLIRAAIERDLPLLAICRGHQELNVALGGSLHQHVHEVPGMMDHRDDASLPWEERFGHAHPVMPEAGGLLARIQGGVTPFLVNSLHHQAIDRLAPGLRVEALAEDGLVEAISIPGRRFVLGVQWHPEALWRIDPAHDAILKAFGQAARERAARAEAAA; via the coding sequence TTGTCGAGCGCGCCCATCTCCTCCGGCCGCCGGCCGGTCATCGCCGTCACCGCCTGCATCAAGCTGGTCGAGGGCAGCCCCTCCCACGCTGCGGGCATGAAATACGTCGAAGCCGCGGCGGATGGTGCCGGCGGCATGCCGCTGATCGTGCCGGCGCTGGGCGCCGGCATCGACATCGATCAGGTCCTGGATCTGGTCGACGGCGTGCTGGTCACGGGCAGCACCTCGAACGTCGCGCCCGAGATCTATGGCGGCCCGGCGCCCCGGCCCGGCAACAAGGGCGATCCGGCGCGCGACGCCACCACCCTGCCGCTGATCCGCGCCGCGATCGAGCGCGATCTGCCTCTGCTCGCGATCTGCCGCGGCCATCAGGAGCTGAACGTCGCCCTGGGCGGCAGCCTGCACCAGCATGTCCATGAAGTGCCGGGCATGATGGATCATCGCGACGATGCCAGCCTGCCCTGGGAAGAGCGCTTCGGCCATGCCCATCCGGTGATGCCCGAAGCCGGCGGCCTGCTCGCCCGGATCCAGGGCGGTGTCACGCCCTTCCTGGTCAACTCCCTGCACCACCAGGCGATCGACCGGCTGGCCCCGGGGCTGCGCGTCGAGGCCCTGGCCGAGGACGGCCTGGTCGAGGCGATCTCGATCCCCGGCCGCCGCTTCGTCCTGGGCGTGCAGTGGCATCCCGAGGCGCTGTGGCGGATCGACCCCGCCCATGACGCCATCCTGAAAGCCTTCGGACAGGCGGCCCGCGAACGCGCCGCCCGTGCCGAAGCCGCTGCCTGA
- a CDS encoding alanine/glycine:cation symporter family protein: MDAVIDFLNTLLWSYVLIYGLLAVGIYFTLRLRFVQILHFPEMIRAVIGSGDNDRSGISPFQALCTSLASRVGTGNLAGVAVALYLGGPGAIFWMWVVAAIGMATAYAESSLAQLYKVRDGHRQYRGGPAFYMAKGLKAPWAGWLFSIFLILTFGLVFNAVQANSIAEAGEAAFGLGKIWIGLAIAVLTAIVIFGGIRQIARVAELVVPFMAVIYLAVALYVIVVNIAEVPAAIGMILRSAFGLEQAAGGIAGGMAAAMLNGVKRGLFSNEAGMGSAPNIAAAATPDPHHPSSQGFVQSLGVFIDTLLICTATAIMILLSDRLVPGSGVTGTQLTQEALTAHIGDAGAWFVAVAIFFFAFTSIIGNYAYAENALVFVKADSAIGITILRCGTLAMVLWGSYESVSTVFNAADTSMGLMAVINLIAIVLLSGTVAKLTRDYLEQRRGGQTPIFHAADYPELAGEIDEDIWSR, encoded by the coding sequence ATGGATGCAGTCATCGACTTTCTCAACACCCTGCTCTGGAGCTATGTGCTGATCTACGGCCTGCTGGCGGTGGGCATCTACTTCACCCTCCGCCTGCGCTTCGTCCAGATCCTGCACTTTCCCGAGATGATCCGGGCGGTGATCGGCTCAGGGGATAACGACCGCTCGGGCATCTCGCCCTTCCAGGCCCTGTGCACCAGCCTCGCCTCCCGGGTCGGCACCGGCAATCTGGCCGGTGTGGCCGTGGCGCTGTATCTGGGCGGGCCGGGCGCGATCTTCTGGATGTGGGTGGTGGCGGCGATCGGCATGGCGACCGCCTATGCCGAAAGCAGCCTCGCCCAGCTCTACAAGGTTCGCGACGGTCATCGCCAGTATCGCGGCGGGCCGGCCTTCTACATGGCCAAAGGGCTGAAGGCACCCTGGGCGGGCTGGCTGTTCTCGATCTTCCTGATCCTGACCTTCGGCCTTGTGTTCAATGCGGTGCAGGCGAATTCCATCGCCGAGGCCGGCGAGGCGGCCTTCGGCCTGGGTAAGATCTGGATCGGCCTCGCCATCGCCGTGCTGACCGCGATCGTCATCTTCGGCGGCATTCGCCAGATCGCCCGGGTGGCGGAGCTGGTGGTGCCGTTCATGGCGGTGATCTATCTGGCCGTGGCGCTCTATGTCATCGTGGTCAACATCGCCGAGGTGCCGGCCGCGATCGGCATGATCCTGCGCAGCGCCTTCGGCCTGGAGCAGGCGGCCGGCGGCATCGCCGGCGGCATGGCGGCCGCCATGCTCAACGGCGTGAAGCGGGGCCTGTTCTCGAACGAGGCCGGCATGGGCTCGGCGCCGAACATCGCCGCCGCCGCAACGCCCGATCCGCACCACCCCTCCTCGCAGGGCTTCGTGCAGTCGCTGGGCGTGTTCATCGACACCCTGCTGATCTGCACCGCCACCGCGATCATGATCCTGCTGTCCGACCGGCTGGTGCCCGGCTCGGGCGTCACCGGCACCCAGCTGACCCAGGAAGCGCTGACCGCCCATATCGGCGATGCCGGTGCCTGGTTCGTGGCGGTGGCGATCTTCTTCTTCGCCTTCACCTCGATCATCGGCAACTACGCCTATGCCGAAAACGCCCTGGTCTTCGTGAAGGCCGACAGCGCCATCGGTATCACCATCCTGCGCTGCGGCACCCTCGCCATGGTGCTCTGGGGCAGCTATGAGAGCGTCTCGACCGTGTTCAACGCGGCCGATACCTCCATGGGCCTGATGGCCGTGATCAATCTGATCGCCATCGTCCTCCTGTCGGGCACGGTCGCGAAACTCACCCGCGACTATCTGGAACAGCGCCGTGGCGGCCAGACGCCGATTTTCCACGCCGCCGATTATCCCGAACTCGCCGGCGAGATCGACGAGGACATCTGGAGCCGCTGA
- a CDS encoding polyhydroxyalkanoate depolymerase, protein MLYQLHELHAATVTPIRLMAKAAQRIHSSPFNPMSYSPYGRMVAAAAEVIERVTDRYEKPAFGLDHTIIDGRTVPVVEEIVHDLTFCKLLHFRRDTEGLNDPKLLLVAPLSGHYATLLRGTVEALLPDHDVYITDWVDARMVPVFDGPFHFDDYVEYVIEFLHLLGPGTNVMAVCQPSVPVLAAVSLMNAADDPCAPATMTLMGGPIDTRESPTQVNQLAMTRPLKWFEDNVIHSVPGIYPGVMRRVYPGFVQLTGFMTMNLERHIGAHVKLYEHLVRGDGDSAEAHRSFYDEYLSVMDLPAEYYIETIDRVFQRHLLPKREMVVHGKLVDPSAITRTAVMTVEGELDDISGIGQTRASHKLCDRLPEHMHAHYEQAGVGHYGIFNGRRWREQVKPRIAAFIRAHAPA, encoded by the coding sequence ATGCTTTACCAGCTCCACGAACTGCATGCCGCGACCGTGACGCCCATCCGTCTGATGGCGAAGGCCGCGCAGCGCATCCACAGTTCGCCGTTCAATCCGATGTCTTACTCGCCCTATGGCCGCATGGTTGCGGCCGCGGCCGAGGTGATCGAGCGCGTCACCGACCGCTACGAGAAACCCGCCTTCGGGCTTGACCACACCATCATCGACGGCCGCACCGTGCCGGTCGTCGAGGAGATCGTCCACGATCTCACCTTCTGCAAACTGCTACATTTCCGCCGCGACACCGAGGGTCTGAACGACCCGAAACTGCTGCTGGTGGCGCCGCTGTCAGGGCATTACGCCACCCTGCTGCGCGGCACGGTCGAGGCCCTGCTGCCCGACCATGACGTCTACATCACCGACTGGGTCGACGCCCGGATGGTGCCGGTCTTCGACGGGCCGTTCCATTTCGACGATTATGTCGAATACGTCATCGAATTCCTGCATTTGCTGGGCCCCGGCACCAATGTGATGGCGGTCTGTCAGCCCTCGGTGCCGGTGCTGGCGGCGGTGTCGCTGATGAATGCGGCCGACGATCCGTGCGCGCCCGCCACCATGACCCTGATGGGCGGCCCGATCGATACCCGCGAGAGCCCGACCCAGGTCAACCAGCTGGCCATGACCCGGCCGCTGAAGTGGTTTGAAGACAATGTCATCCACTCGGTGCCTGGCATCTATCCGGGCGTGATGCGCCGGGTCTATCCGGGTTTCGTGCAGCTGACCGGCTTCATGACCATGAACCTGGAGCGCCATATCGGCGCCCATGTGAAGCTTTACGAGCATCTGGTCCGCGGCGACGGTGACAGCGCCGAGGCGCACCGGTCGTTCTATGATGAATATCTGTCGGTCATGGACCTGCCGGCGGAATACTACATCGAGACCATCGACCGGGTGTTCCAGCGCCATCTGCTGCCCAAGCGCGAGATGGTCGTGCACGGCAAGCTGGTCGACCCCTCGGCCATCACCCGGACTGCGGTGATGACGGTGGAAGGCGAGCTGGACGATATCTCGGGCATCGGCCAGACCCGGGCGTCGCACAAGCTGTGCGACCGGCTGCCGGAGCACATGCACGCCCATTACGAACAGGCGGGTGTCGGCCATTACGGCATCTTCAACGGCCGCCGCTGGCGCGAACAGGTGAAGCCGCGCATCGCCGCCTTCATCCGGGCGCATGCACCGGCCTGA
- a CDS encoding SCO family protein encodes MSKKAPRRPSILAVIAIAAVVAIGGVLALRWVEMSADRAGGVSSGRALIGGPFALNDQTGKPVTDQDFRGRLMLVYFGYTFCPDVCPTDLQKISAVMEMLGPDADKVAPVFITVDPERDTTDQMARYLSLFNDHITGLTGTPEAIAAAAKEYRVYYQAVRDDASATDYLVDHSAFIYLMDREGAYLTHFSRGDTPDTIVAAIKQHL; translated from the coding sequence ATGTCGAAGAAGGCCCCCCGCCGCCCGTCCATTCTGGCCGTCATCGCGATCGCCGCGGTGGTCGCGATCGGTGGTGTGCTGGCGCTGCGCTGGGTGGAAATGTCGGCGGATCGCGCCGGCGGCGTTTCCTCGGGCCGCGCCCTGATCGGCGGCCCCTTCGCGCTCAACGATCAGACCGGCAAGCCGGTCACCGACCAGGATTTCCGTGGCCGGCTGATGCTGGTCTATTTCGGCTACACTTTCTGCCCGGATGTCTGCCCCACCGATCTTCAGAAGATTTCAGCCGTCATGGAGATGCTGGGGCCGGATGCCGACAAGGTGGCGCCGGTGTTCATTACCGTCGATCCTGAGCGTGATACCACGGATCAGATGGCGCGTTACCTCAGCCTGTTTAATGATCACATCACCGGCCTGACCGGAACGCCTGAGGCCATTGCGGCGGCGGCCAAGGAATATCGCGTCTATTATCAGGCGGTGCGCGACGATGCCAGCGCCACCGATTATCTGGTCGACCACAGCGCCTTCATCTATCTGATGGATCGCGAGGGGGCCTATCTCACCCATTTCAGTCGCGGGGACACGCCCGATACGATCGTGGCGGCGATAAAACAGCATCTTTGA
- the cbiB gene encoding adenosylcobinamide-phosphate synthase CbiB gives MPADTLSLAAIIGPVFAPDPGLLLLVVAVLDGFIGDPPGLWARIPHPVAVIGRAISALDRRLNRPERSEAERVRRGALTVILVAGGTALVAWGLSGLLRSIPFGWVGEALIAMTLVAQKSLYEHVRDVADALARDGLAAGRRMVARIVGRDPESLDEAGVSRAAIESLAENFSDGVVAPLFWFAVAGLPGIAAYKAINTMDSMIGHMTPRHAAFGRVAARLDDLVNWPAARIAGGLIALAAALPGPGDAGEAMAAMRRDARRHRSPNAGWPEAAMAGALGLRLAGPRRYGNRVVDDAWMGRGDTEAGPADIDRALTLYLRACMAGAPLLALLATLLD, from the coding sequence ATGCCCGCGGACACGCTGTCCCTCGCCGCCATCATCGGCCCGGTCTTCGCGCCCGATCCCGGCCTTCTGCTGCTGGTGGTCGCGGTTCTCGACGGCTTCATCGGCGACCCGCCCGGGCTCTGGGCGCGCATCCCCCATCCGGTGGCGGTGATCGGCCGGGCGATCTCGGCACTCGACCGCCGGCTGAACCGGCCGGAGCGCAGCGAGGCGGAACGGGTGCGCCGCGGCGCGCTGACCGTGATCCTGGTGGCGGGCGGCACGGCGCTCGTCGCCTGGGGCCTGTCGGGGCTGCTGCGCAGCATTCCCTTCGGCTGGGTCGGCGAGGCGCTGATCGCCATGACCCTCGTCGCGCAGAAGAGCCTGTACGAACATGTCCGCGACGTGGCCGATGCGCTTGCCCGCGACGGGCTCGCCGCCGGCCGGCGCATGGTCGCCCGCATCGTCGGCCGCGACCCCGAAAGCCTCGACGAGGCCGGGGTGTCGCGGGCCGCGATCGAGAGTCTGGCCGAGAATTTTTCCGACGGGGTGGTGGCGCCGCTGTTCTGGTTCGCCGTGGCGGGGCTGCCCGGAATTGCCGCCTACAAGGCGATCAACACCATGGACAGCATGATCGGTCATATGACCCCGCGCCACGCCGCCTTCGGCCGGGTCGCGGCGCGGTTGGACGATCTGGTCAACTGGCCGGCCGCCCGGATCGCCGGCGGGCTGATCGCCCTGGCCGCCGCCCTGCCGGGACCGGGGGATGCCGGCGAGGCGATGGCCGCCATGCGCCGCGACGCCCGCCGCCACCGGTCCCCCAATGCCGGCTGGCCGGAAGCGGCGATGGCCGGCGCCCTGGGGCTTCGGCTTGCAGGCCCGCGCCGCTATGGCAACCGGGTGGTGGATGATGCCTGGATGGGCCGCGGCGACACGGAAGCGGGCCCGGCCGATATCGACCGGGCCCTCACCCTGTATCTGCGTGCCTGCATGGCGGGGGCGCCGTTGCTGGCCCTGCTCGCCACACTGCTCGACTAG